GAAGTTGATTAAAGATTTGTCCATTTTCTCATTAATTGCTCTCTTTATTTTAGGTGGGATTATGTTGTCTCTATCTCAGATGCCGATTATCTTTTTCGTCCTTCAAATCATCACAACTGTTTTTATCGCTCTTTATTCAGGGATAAGGTACAGTATAGGGAGAGTAAAGAATGAAAGGTGATCTAACTTTACCTATAATTATTTTGGTTGCAGGTATCTTATTGCTTCAAAGTACATACTTATTTTTGGATGCCAGAAAACGTAACTTTAACTATTGGCTTTGGGGTATCGTTGGGCTAATTCAAGCACCTATGCCTACTCTTTTTTACTTGGTTTTTGTTCGAAAAATTTTTCGAAAGAATCAAATCAAATAGGAAGGATGATAGTGATGATCATTGTAACAACTGAATCACTTCCGGGAATGAGCATTAAGGAGTTAAAGGGTTTTGTTAAGGGTAGCACTGTTCAATCTAAGCATATTGGCAAGGATCTGATGGCTGGCTTAAAGACCATTATAGGTGGAGAAATAAAAGAAT
The Neobacillus sp. PS3-40 genome window above contains:
- a CDS encoding sigma-Y antisigma factor component, which codes for MKGDLTLPIIILVAGILLLQSTYLFLDARKRNFNYWLWGIVGLIQAPMPTLFYLVFVRKIFRKNQIK
- a CDS encoding YxlC family protein; translated protein: MKKQRVMILNEQQDNNDVETFHILKQGLDQVETFPFNTPDRQWFEKMVLEEQHQQKKKLIKDLSIFSLIALFILGGIMLSLSQMPIIFFVLQIITTVFIALYSGIRYSIGRVKNER